The genome window TAGCGATTTGTGTGAGAATGATGGCGTTTTATTTACTTGCTTTTGTTAGTTTGTATGTATGAGGTTTGTTAGCTTGTGAAGTGTTGCGATTTGGTGATAGAAGTTTATGTTTTCTGAATTTATGTCTGTGTTAGGTGATGAAATGGGGGAGGAAGCAGAAGGgccaaaaatttggaatatTCCATTCTCCTACTTTTTAAGGAAacataattgattgaatatTCTTCTGacactataattataattaaataagagtCAGGACCATTTGTTTACTGTATAAATTGGTTTATATAGGTTATTCATTATTGTGTTGAGATCACAGATAAACCATTATGGTATGGTATTCTGTTTAAGTGAATTGGCCAAAGGAGGAAATTGCCAAGTAACTCAAATGGAAATTGTTCATTGCCAAGTTTGCCCCATATGGGATCTCTTGACAGTTTTAACTAGTGTAGCTAAAATACTGGTTGTGGTGAACCCTTCTACCCTGTAATGTATTTTCAGTTTCAACCTGGGGCTGATCAACTATACTTTTACTTTTTGGAATGGATGGAATCTGTACATTATTCAGATTTGATGctcatattaatatttgaatggATAGATGGGGTCCTGTGGTTGAGCAGCACAGTCACAAAAACCGCCAACGACTTTATCTTTCAGAACAGGTTTGCCTACTTTTGCCATAAatcatattttcttatattaaaaTAGTTAGTATCAACAATTTTAGTTGTTTGCTTTGCTTTTATTATTGCAATGGAATATTGCCAGTTTCACTCCTGAATCTGGTATAGTTAAAATCATGCTACATTGGAGTAATGGCCATGTTTGTAGGCAAGTAAAACTAGTTGCAGAGTTTCTTCTCTTTGTCTGATCTTGTATGAGGTTCCAATTCTTTTGGGGCAGGGGTGAGACTTAGTTGCTTGATGGATATGATGCTATGGATTATCCTTatcaacatgtttggttcatagaaTAAGTCAGGAATGAAATTACATTTTGGGAATATGCCTATTTTGCCAGTAGGTTTAGTGTTCTATTTCTGGGGATATCATCCCTAGGAATGAGTGGTTCCCTTTGCTAGAGGAATTTCCGAGGAGAGGCTTAGCATTAGCTAGTCTTGACAAGCTAGGAATAGCTATTCTTCTATGAACCAAATAATGGAATAGAATTCTTATCATATTCCTCATTTATTCCACTTTATGGAATAACATTTTATATTCGCCAATTTTCATTTTGTGAACCAAATATGCTGTAATAGTTATGTGAAATAGAGTAACTATTGTTTCCTTTCTACATACATATTTATCTGGATTTCTGTTACACAAAAATACCCTCTTCCATACCTGCAATGGCACATTGTTGTCTGAAGGTGCGATCTTTGGTGCTCTCACTTCTTTATTTAATTGCTTCCACACTGCCATGTGGCTTGTGTAGTTAAGTAGTTTTCATCTCCTATTTTTACATGTTGCTTAGTATTCCATATTTGTTTGTTCTCGGATATCTATTTGACTCACTTTCTCCACTCATCATCAGACAGATCAATCAGTGCCAAACACTTTGATTGTAGCCAACTGTGATGTGGTTCGACCCAGGATTGCAGCGGACAGTCACATATCACACGTAATTATATTGTATCTTATATTCAAAGTCTTATTTATCTTGCTTAAGTACTTGTCTCTAATCTTTCTATCTGATTTGATTTATGTATTTCATTTCTAGTTCAATGAAGAATCACGCTCACCTTATGTCAAGAAGTACAAAACCATTATACACCCAGGGGAGGTATGAAAACTTTGTacacaaatattttaaattcacATGTCCTAATAAGGtctaattaataaaaagaaggcataataaaacatttaaaagagtttaaaataatagaacGCTTAGGTGAGGAGATATGGAAAAAGGTTTTGAGAAATATAGTACCTATCCTTACAATTATCCTGTGTCAGTTGGTAAGACATTAGGAaagtaaaaaatgtaataagcTTGGTGGTTTATTCTTTCAGATCTTTTTATGTGGTATTTAGGCATAATGACTGAAAGATGAACTTTATGCCCTGTTTGAACATTATTATATTGCAGGTTAACAGAATCAGAGAGCTTCCTCAAAATAAAAACATAGTGGCAACCCATACTGATAGTCCTGAAGTAAGCATTTGTATTAGATATTTAAGGTCTTCTtgtttctaatattttattttctccctttccaGCTTATCAATATTTTCTCCTAGTTAGTTATTTGAAAGAGAAAtcatttgacaaattttatcaTTATGCATTAGGTTCTAATTTGGGATGTGGAAGCCCAACCCAATCGACATGCTGTTCTTGGAGCTGTTGCTTCACGCCCAGATTTGGTTTGTATCCTCTCATTccccaaaatattttttggCGATTTTTAGCGCATATAGTTTCTAGCGTTTATTTTATCTTTCCAATATATAACTTAAGTTCACAGATACTTCACTGGCTAGCAGTCTCAGACTTAAGATGCAAAGGGATATTGTATATGAAAAATAGTAGTTATACACATCTGCTGGCTGtctgaaaaatatttccttTGTGAATATGGTACAAATTAACTTGAAAAGTATAATAAAGTAGGGCTCTGCATTTGTTTCTTATAAGAGTTGCACTGATGTAATGATGTTATGAGATAgaaatgtaaattattattGGTTGAGCATTAGGAAATATACATATACTGTAGTTCACAAACTCCTATCTTTTTTGGCATATATGATTAAGGGGAAGGTATTGAAGTTGTTATGTTTGCATCTCATATTCCAAATGTTCTCACTTGTTGATTTTGAACATAATGGTGAACACTTTTCTCTCTTTGCATCCTGAAAGTCATTGACTGGTACAAGGCAAGAATTTTATGAGCAAACAAATATGCCTTATAAAGCCCCGGAGTTTTGAGGAAATATGAATCTATGATGAGTGGTGAAgttatcaaaattattattcctGAATTACAAGTTCCAAATGTTTCTCCTTTTGAACACAAGAATGGGAACTATTTTGGGTCTGGTATTGCATTTTGAAACCCATGTACTCTTTCTAAGTCAAGAACTTTATGAGTGATGTAGACTGCAAAGAATTATACATGTAAGGGTTATTTTTTCCTTATTGGAATCCTCAATTTCTTTCTTAGTGTTGGTTCAATTCTAGACCTTCTTGGAGAAAATAAATGTGGTATAGTTTAACAATATATgttgcaattttaattttcttcttaatgtATTAACCAACTAGTTGAATTGTTTTTCCCCCCTTTTTCCTACCAGACATTGATTGGACATAGTGAGAATGCAGAATTTGCATTGGCAATGTGCCCCACTGAACCCTTTGTGCTCTCTGGAGGTTAGAATTTTTTCCACTATTATGTGATTGTACTCTCAATCTTTATGGTGTGATTGCATCTTAGGGTTATCTAACtaatttatactccgtaattactTTCTTCCATAGAAAAGTTGATTACTCTTTTTTGTCACACTGAAACTTCCTCATTAGCCTAATTTAATGATATGGATACTTTGAGTACATCAAGATGAGCTGTGCATGCCtgtgtgatttatttttatttttatttttactttatagGAAAGGACAAATCTGTGGTACTGTGGAGTATTCAAGATCATATATCAACATTGAGCACAGATGCACAAAAACCTGCTGGTTCATCTATTAAGGCAGCTGATAATCCCTCTATTCAAGCTCGTGGAATCTTCCAAGGCCATGAGGATACCGTTGAAGATGTTCAGTTCTGCCCATCAAGGTAGCTGGATTTTGCCTCCTATATTCTTTTGTGATCTAAGGTTTCTTATCAGTCTTCTTACTTTCGTTTTTGGTCCTGGCACAGTTCACAGGAATTCTGTAGTGTTGGTGATGACTCATGTCTCATTCTCTGGGATGCTCGAGTTTGTACTAGTCCAGTTGTAAAGGTTGAATGATCTTTTTGTAGTTTGAATCTCTATTCtattttgtgcatttttattcAATTGATTATTATAAGAAATTTCTTTTCCAAGTTCTTACATAAGTTGGTGGTCTCTACTTTTCTGTATATAGGTTGAAAAAGCTCATAATGCTGATCTCCACTGTGTTGACTGGAATCCTCATGATGGCAACTTTATTATCACTGGGTACTTCTCTCACCAACTTTTCAGTAAATCcagtttataaataatattgaaaatCACTGTTATGAAGGACTCACTAGTTCTGTGTGAATGTGCGATATCACTCAGATCTGCAGATAATTCTGTCCGCTTGTTTGATCGACGTAGTTTAACTTCGAATGGAGTTGGCTCACCAGTCCATATCTTTGAAAATCACAAAGCAGCAGTTCTTTGTGTGCAGGTATTAAGTAGGTTGTCTTGTTCATTCTACTTCTGATGCACATTCAATACTTTTGCTAGAGGATTTTCAGATTACCACAGCTAGACTGAAATGGTTTTTTTTCCCAGTGGTGTCCAGACAGGTCCTCTGTATTTGGGAGTACTGCAGAGGATGGTCGTTTGAATATTTGGGATTATGATAAGGTAACGTGATGATAGGAAAAACtatcaatcaaaataattaatgcaataatgACATAATTGCTCCAAGGTTAATTTAACATATGGACAATCTTATGAGATGCCTCTTTCCATATTCTTTCAGGTTGGTGAGAAGGACAATGAGACACCTGCTCCAGGTTTATTTTTCCAGCATGCTGGGCACAGGTTGGTACCATACCATACTTTATCAGTGCTCGAACTggatttatatatgttaaatCTCTGTAGTAGCCTTATCCATtgctttcttcatttttcttgatCATATCATTTTCTGGAGATAGCTGCGtagtgatttatttatttattattattttttaaatacgtTATTTGGGTTTGGGAAAACACAAGGAAATGTGAGAATTATAACACTTCAGGCATGTATTAGATACTCTTTCTTACAACTTTTTCTCACCCTGACCTTGTATGAGCAACCTAACTCTTAAATAAAACTTGTGAGATATAAGAAGATGATTATGTCACTTGGGTTGCTAATAGATGATTTAACACAGGGAAGAAAAAGTTAGGAATAAATTTGCAATAATGGTAACCATCAGATATGGTCACATGAAGGTTACGAGAATTTTAAGAACTTATGTTACCAGTTTACCACTACTCCcataaataaagtaataatttaaaattaatatttaaattatatgcaAATAAAATATCTGTGTAAAATGATCaagaatttattatattaaaaatataatactctgTAAAAACTAGTCCAGAAGAGTTCATTAGAAGAGTTAAAAGTCAAACTTTATAAGAAAATATCCTTGGATATTATTCAAAGTTTCAAACATTATAACTCTTTGCGTTAAAGATCTCTTTTGGGCTTCCCAAACTTCAGGAAAAACCGAAAAAACATCCTCCAATTTTTTGAAACTCTTCCATGAAAGAAACCTCATCTAATTTTCCCTAGCAATCAAAGATAGCTTATGAGGTTCAGaggttgtgtgtgtgtgtatctatATAAATATCAAGTGAGAACCAAACCTTAGGTAAAAATAGTGGATTAATTCTAGCGCTTGATATGGGATGATCAACAACTGTAAAGTAAGGGAAAAAACGTTGTAAGGGCATCTAGCAACAACAATCGTAGATATGTAATGATGCAATTAACTGTTACATGTCCTTGATTACACTTGTAGTTGCACAATGCACTTCTAAAATCCTAGTTTTGGGTGCATGTTTACATATCAACTGTTGCACTTGTAGTTATTACTCATTGCATGTTTGCAATTCTCACTGGACctgcccctatatatatagagagagagttaATCCCACTAGAGGTCTCTTGTCTTTGatggcaattccaaatttagtctcaaACTATCGTTTTTGacatttaacatcccagactattatttttggacacttttagtccttctcatgacttttcgtatttttagtaagggcatttttgtcttttcatatttgtcttttgttatttttccggTTTCAAccagtttaattggtttaggactttaggtaACCTCTAATTTTTAGTAATCATATTTTTCAACGGATTTTTaataaagtcctaaaccaattaaactggTTGATTATTGAATATAGCAAAATAATATGACTAGAGTAGTGGAAATACAATTTTTAACTAATCTTAACATTATACGACACCCATTTGAAGCATTTAAACTTGATAACTGACTAAGCATTGGGCAATGAACCCTtacaataaatgaaaaatacacTTAATCATATATAGGGTTAAAGGACTTGTCTTGGGACTAAACAACATCCTGTGAGACGACATGCATATTCTACTTTTGGAATTCGGCACTGTGCCTCTCCGGCTccatagaattttcctatatatatattctgatatataaaacatataagACTCAGAAGACAAATATTCTGTAATGTCTTGCCCATAAGATTATCAGAGCCCAAACAATTAACTTTAGATGACCAGCATTCTGATTAATAAATTCCTAccaacttaaaataaaaattttaactttacaacatcaaaatattacggagtattcaAGTTATTGATTGTCATGTCTGAACCTTAAGTACTTCATTACTATATCAATTTCCAATACTTTTGTTCTGTTTCTGTCAGTGCAAATCCATAACAGAAATTCCTTGCATCTATCTTGATTTCAGGGATAAAATTGTTGACTTCCACTGGAATGTGGCTGATCCATGGACAATTGTAAGTGTATCTGATGACTGTGACTCCACAGGTGGAGGTGGCACACTACAGGTATTGACATTTAAAACATAATTGTTGGAACCAGTCTTTTCACACGTTCTCGATTTGCCTGATATGTTTCAATTGGTCCATGCAGATATGGCGGATGTTGGATTTGCTGTATCGTCCTGAAGAGGAGGCTCTGGCCGAGCTTCAAAAATTCAAAGACCATGTAAGCAAGTGCGCTCCAAAATCTGATTCCTAAGTATTAAATGCTTGTGTACTCATTACTCCTTTGAAGTATGAGTCTAGTAGTGTACCAATCCAAACATTGTAGGTGGGAAGGGAACCCATTGTTAGGACTGTCCCTGTAACTTTATAACCTTTTGACTGAAGATATTTGGAGCTGTGCTTGATAATCCTATTTAACAGATTGTTTTGTTCCTAATGTGTATGGAGTACCTAGtgagtttgaactttgaagtctATTGTTGTATCCTAGACCTTGATACACgtttattttagtatattgcAAGTTCATTTTTAACCTACTATATGCTCCTTTTTAGTTAGGGGAAAATATAggatatgtttattttttggatcAAGGTCTATCTTGCAAGACAGACTCCTGAAGTTGATATAATTTGTTGTTTGAGGTTGTAacttgctttcttttttcttttctttttttttttttttttgagttctactaactttattacattgtagtatttatTCATACTTTTCTCAAAATTGTTGCATCGCAAAGAGTCAACAATGCTTCTACTAAggttcgatctcatgacctctctTATGGGAAAGTCATGACATGTTATATGAGCACAAGATGCTTGGCTGAAGATGTAACTTGCTATTTTGCTAAAATTGTTTTGGGGTCTTAGAATTTAAGATGGGCACTGGGCAAATGAACGGCTATATTGAACTAATCAGTTAGTTTAACTTGTGACAGACGTAATAAACTGATTTATTATAAGGTGAGATTCTCTCAACAATTTTAAGGGGCTGTGCTTTTCTGCATCCAACCGGTACCTAACTAGGCAACTACCAAATTATGTTGTTGACCTCAGATTCGTAGATTTCGTAACTTTTCCCACAATCTTGCAATTTCCAAGTGTTCACTGTAGGGATATTAGATTTGGTagattgtgtgtgtatatggcGTGGAACTGATGCAAGAAAAACAAGAGTACTAAAACCAGTGAGAATGGGGGGCCTTCTTGTCCCACCTCTATTCTAACAATTACAAACTCTTAAGATTTGATTTGTCCAAATGGTCTCTGCCATGGATTTACAGATGGTGACATAACATGAGagcccttattattattacaaaggTTTTATTCTGCTCAAAACAaccttttatttattatctttttgAGTGGCGAGAGAAACACATAGTTATTACCTAAGAGTTGAGATTTGAACTTGTGACTTTGTAGTTACAAATTTGTATCATTAGTCATCTTGATTGGGGTTACCCTCTTTATTTATTCTCTTATGTTCCATACAATAAtgtaacttttaaaatattacaatttgaTAATATAACTTCAAAAACTTTACAATTATTGAATAACCGATTAACGAAATTGAATAGAGCACACAAATTCATCTCCTAattccatgatataatttggtGATAAGTTacattttaaaagaaaatgtataGTAAGCATAAGTTCAAATTTCATTAACCTCACCACTCTTTGAATGTACCAAAAAGTTGCAATAGCAATAACTAATAAGTACTTATAgatatatagggtcataattATAACCTCAAGGCCTTGCCTAAATGGCAATAACCATTTATTTGTATGGTGAGTGTTGTTCTCTTT of Ipomoea triloba cultivar NCNSP0323 chromosome 3, ASM357664v1 contains these proteins:
- the LOC116013789 gene encoding WD-40 repeat-containing protein MSI4 encodes the protein METPQQPPRRRGRPKGSSAKSKEDRDREQPHSAAAAATPRMRGPAADKKAAAAAADEKYAQWKSLVPVLYDWFANHNLVWPSLSCRWGPVVEQHSHKNRQRLYLSEQTDQSVPNTLIVANCDVVRPRIAADSHISHFNEESRSPYVKKYKTIIHPGEVNRIRELPQNKNIVATHTDSPEVLIWDVEAQPNRHAVLGAVASRPDLTLIGHSENAEFALAMCPTEPFVLSGGKDKSVVLWSIQDHISTLSTDAQKPAGSSIKAADNPSIQARGIFQGHEDTVEDVQFCPSSSQEFCSVGDDSCLILWDARVCTSPVVKVEKAHNADLHCVDWNPHDGNFIITGSADNSVRLFDRRSLTSNGVGSPVHIFENHKAAVLCVQWCPDRSSVFGSTAEDGRLNIWDYDKVGEKDNETPAPGLFFQHAGHRDKIVDFHWNVADPWTIVSVSDDCDSTGGGGTLQIWRMLDLLYRPEEEALAELQKFKDHVSKCAPKSDS